The proteins below come from a single Geobacillus thermoleovorans genomic window:
- a CDS encoding D-alanine--D-alanine ligase: protein MKTKVGVLYGGKSPEHQVSLSTAMAVMNAIDPHKFDVIPIYITPEGQWIKGEQLTGPIEEIKQLQFTSAATALIPVSLNQVPAADSAAGGNEETIDVIFPLLHGPNGEDGTVQGLLEILNIPYVGNGVLASAVGMDKVMMKNLFAQAGLRQAKYIAVTKYDWQKRGETVYDRIERELGYPCFVKPANAGSSVGISKCKQRGDLKAAFIEAFQYDRKIIIEEAIVGREIEIGVIGNDEPICSVVGEIVPKKEFYDYEAKYEDGQTELIIPADVTKEQYETIKQMAITAFQALDLSGLARVDFFLAEDGAVYINEVNTMPGFTPYSMFPLLWQHSGVPYPELIERLIALALERHQEKQTITYTFKKEKR from the coding sequence ATGAAAACGAAAGTTGGCGTGTTATACGGCGGCAAATCACCGGAGCACCAAGTATCGTTGTCGACGGCGATGGCGGTGATGAACGCCATTGATCCTCATAAATTCGATGTCATTCCGATTTATATTACACCGGAAGGTCAATGGATCAAGGGCGAACAGTTGACCGGACCGATCGAGGAAATCAAGCAGCTGCAATTCACTTCGGCGGCGACCGCCTTGATTCCGGTTTCCTTGAACCAAGTTCCGGCTGCCGATTCGGCTGCGGGAGGAAACGAGGAAACGATCGATGTCATTTTCCCGCTTTTGCATGGGCCGAACGGCGAAGACGGAACGGTGCAAGGGTTGCTTGAGATATTGAACATTCCGTATGTCGGCAACGGGGTGCTTGCTTCCGCGGTCGGCATGGATAAGGTGATGATGAAAAACTTGTTTGCGCAGGCCGGGTTGCGCCAAGCAAAATATATCGCCGTGACGAAGTACGATTGGCAAAAAAGAGGCGAGACGGTGTATGACCGGATCGAACGAGAGCTTGGCTACCCGTGCTTTGTCAAGCCAGCCAACGCCGGTTCGAGCGTCGGCATTTCCAAATGCAAGCAGCGCGGCGATTTAAAAGCCGCATTTATCGAGGCATTTCAGTATGACCGAAAAATTATTATTGAAGAGGCGATTGTCGGCCGCGAAATTGAAATCGGCGTGATCGGAAATGATGAGCCGATTTGTTCGGTCGTTGGCGAAATTGTTCCCAAAAAGGAATTTTACGACTATGAAGCGAAATACGAAGACGGGCAAACCGAATTGATCATCCCAGCGGACGTAACGAAAGAACAGTATGAGACGATCAAACAAATGGCCATTACGGCGTTTCAGGCGCTGGATTTGTCTGGACTTGCGCGCGTCGATTTTTTCCTCGCCGAAGATGGCGCTGTTTATATCAACGAAGTGAACACGATGCCAGGCTTTACGCCATACAGCATGTTCCCGCTTCTTTGGCAGCACAGCGGTGTGCCGTACCCGGAGCTGATTGAACGGCTTATCGCGCTCGCATTGGAACGACATCAAGAAAAGCAGACGATCACGTACACGTTCAAAAAAGAAAAGAGGTGA
- a CDS encoding DEAD/DEAH box helicase has product MKAIERMGFEETTPIQAKTIPLSLQNKDVIGQAQTGTGKTAAFGIPIVEKVNVKNSAVQALVVAPTRELAIQVSEELYKIGAVKRVRVLPIYGGQDIDRQIRALKKHPHVIVGTPGRIIDHINRGTLRLEHVHTVVLDEADEMLNMGFIEDIEAILSHVPAERQTLLFSATMPDPIRRIAERFMNEPELVKVKAKEMTVPNIQQYYLEVHEKKKFDILTRLLDIQAPELAIVFGRTKRRVDELAEALNLRGYAAEGIHGDLSQAKRLSVLRKFKEGAIEILVATDVAARGLDISGVTHVYNFDIPQDPESYVHRIGRTGRAGKTGVAMTFVTPREIGQLHHIERTTKRKMERMKPPTLDEALEGQQRIAIEKLLNVVETENLSFYKRAAEELLEEHDSVTIVAACLKMLTREPDTTPVQLTEEPPLAVKREKKRGGRPDGSARSRTKKRRITAH; this is encoded by the coding sequence ATGAAAGCGATCGAGCGGATGGGGTTTGAAGAGACGACTCCGATTCAAGCGAAGACGATTCCGCTCAGTCTGCAAAATAAAGACGTAATCGGTCAAGCGCAAACCGGAACGGGGAAAACGGCGGCGTTTGGCATTCCGATCGTTGAGAAAGTGAATGTGAAAAACAGCGCTGTTCAAGCGCTCGTTGTCGCGCCGACGCGTGAGCTCGCCATCCAAGTATCAGAAGAGCTGTACAAAATCGGCGCCGTCAAGCGCGTGCGCGTCTTGCCGATTTACGGCGGTCAAGATATCGACCGGCAAATCCGCGCTTTGAAAAAACATCCGCACGTGATCGTCGGGACGCCGGGCCGTATTATCGACCATATCAACCGCGGGACGCTCCGCCTTGAGCATGTGCATACGGTCGTTCTCGATGAGGCGGATGAAATGCTCAATATGGGCTTTATCGAAGATATTGAGGCGATTTTAAGCCATGTGCCGGCCGAGCGGCAGACGTTGCTGTTCTCGGCGACGATGCCGGATCCGATTCGCCGCATTGCCGAGCGCTTCATGAACGAGCCGGAACTTGTCAAAGTGAAGGCAAAGGAAATGACCGTGCCGAACATTCAACAGTACTACTTAGAAGTGCACGAGAAAAAGAAATTTGACATTTTGACGCGGCTTCTTGATATTCAGGCGCCGGAGCTCGCGATCGTGTTCGGCCGCACGAAGCGTCGTGTCGATGAGCTGGCAGAGGCGCTCAACTTGCGAGGCTATGCAGCGGAAGGCATTCATGGCGATTTAAGCCAAGCGAAACGGCTGTCGGTGCTGCGCAAGTTTAAGGAAGGTGCGATTGAAATTTTAGTGGCGACGGATGTTGCGGCGCGCGGCTTGGATATTTCCGGCGTAACGCACGTGTACAACTTTGATATTCCGCAAGACCCGGAAAGCTATGTCCACCGGATTGGGCGCACCGGGCGCGCCGGCAAGACAGGGGTGGCGATGACGTTTGTCACTCCAAGGGAGATCGGCCAGCTTCACCATATTGAGCGGACGACGAAGCGGAAAATGGAGCGGATGAAGCCGCCGACACTTGATGAGGCGCTCGAAGGCCAACAGCGTATCGCTATCGAAAAGCTTCTCAACGTCGTGGAGACCGAAAACCTGTCATTTTACAAACGGGCAGCGGAAGAATTGCTTGAAGAGCACGATTCGGTAACGATTGTCGCTGCCTGCTTGAAAATGTTGACGCGCGAGCCGGATACGACGCCGGTGCAATTGACGGAAGAGCCGCCTTTAGCGGTCAAGCGGGAGAAAAAACGGGGCGGCCGCCCGGACGGCTCAGCCCGCAGCCGGACGAAGAAACGGCGGATTACGGCGCATTAA
- a CDS encoding undecaprenyldiphospho-muramoylpentapeptide beta-N-acetylglucosaminyltransferase: MRKKIILTGGGTAGHVMVNVALIPKLKELGWDIVYIGSHQGIEREIIGRIDGVPYYSVSTGKLRRYFDWKNFKDPFNVLKGVWQAYRLIQKEKPDVVFSKGGFVSVPVILGAWLNGVPSVIHESDLTPGLANKIAMPFATKICLTFPETKQYVNADKAVYVGAVVREELKDGNAEQGRKMCQFDGKKPVLLAMGGSLGSKKINDALRANLSTLLAEFDIIHICGKGNIDPSLAGQKGYKQFEYVNEELPHLLALADIVVSRAGANAIFELLSLRKPMLLIPLSKAASRGDQIANARSFEKAGYAEVLMEEDLTNESLQAAIHRLYENKDRYQKNMEKAGASDPLQTLLAIIQDTARL; the protein is encoded by the coding sequence TTGCGAAAAAAAATCATCTTAACCGGCGGCGGCACAGCCGGCCACGTGATGGTCAACGTCGCCCTCATCCCGAAATTGAAAGAGCTGGGATGGGATATCGTTTACATCGGATCTCATCAAGGGATTGAACGGGAGATTATCGGCCGCATCGACGGCGTCCCGTACTATTCGGTTTCGACCGGAAAACTGCGCCGCTATTTTGACTGGAAAAACTTTAAAGATCCATTCAATGTGCTGAAAGGCGTTTGGCAGGCGTACCGCCTGATCCAAAAAGAAAAACCGGACGTCGTCTTCTCAAAAGGCGGATTCGTCTCCGTTCCCGTCATTCTCGGCGCTTGGCTGAACGGTGTGCCGTCGGTGATCCATGAATCTGACTTAACCCCGGGGCTTGCGAACAAAATCGCTATGCCGTTTGCGACAAAAATCTGCCTCACCTTCCCGGAAACGAAGCAATACGTCAATGCCGATAAAGCCGTCTACGTCGGCGCCGTCGTCCGCGAAGAGTTGAAGGATGGCAACGCCGAACAAGGGAGGAAGATGTGCCAGTTCGACGGAAAAAAACCGGTCTTGCTGGCGATGGGCGGCAGCTTAGGCTCGAAAAAAATTAACGACGCCTTGCGCGCCAACCTATCGACGCTTCTTGCCGAATTTGACATCATCCACATTTGCGGCAAAGGAAACATCGACCCGAGCCTCGCAGGCCAAAAAGGATACAAACAGTTCGAATACGTCAATGAAGAGCTGCCCCACTTACTCGCCTTGGCCGACATCGTCGTCTCCCGCGCCGGGGCGAACGCCATTTTCGAACTGCTCTCCTTGCGCAAGCCGATGCTGCTCATCCCGCTCTCGAAAGCGGCAAGCCGCGGCGACCAAATTGCAAACGCTCGTTCGTTTGAAAAAGCAGGCTATGCGGAAGTGCTGATGGAAGAGGATTTAACGAACGAATCGCTGCAAGCCGCCATTCACCGCCTATATGAAAACAAAGACCGCTACCAAAAAAACATGGAGAAAGCCGGCGCGAGCGATCCGCTGCAAACGCTGCTTGCAATCATTCAAGACACCGCCCGTTTGTAA
- a CDS encoding DedA family protein, with amino-acid sequence MDTSVWLPYVQSYGYVMLFLFLFCGIVGIPAPEESLLFLVGVMVAKEQLLLGPSLASCWGGAMAGMVTAYGAGRWWGAPFVQKYGKCVGITAERWERARRWFGRYGKWGILFGCYAPGVRQICPYMAGVSRFPFGPFLLLSALGTAGWAVPLTAAGLWLGQRIHIPLISFPLAGLALFLLFLLAAWVGQRRRKKSFES; translated from the coding sequence ATGGATACAAGCGTATGGTTGCCGTATGTCCAGTCATATGGATATGTGATGCTGTTTTTATTTTTGTTTTGCGGCATTGTCGGCATTCCGGCGCCGGAGGAAAGCTTGCTCTTTTTGGTCGGCGTGATGGTTGCCAAGGAGCAGTTGCTGCTTGGACCGTCGCTCGCTTCATGCTGGGGCGGGGCGATGGCCGGCATGGTGACGGCATACGGCGCCGGCCGGTGGTGGGGGGCGCCGTTTGTGCAAAAGTACGGCAAGTGCGTCGGAATTACGGCTGAACGTTGGGAGCGGGCTCGCCGCTGGTTTGGCCGCTATGGCAAATGGGGGATTTTGTTCGGCTGCTATGCTCCCGGGGTGCGGCAAATTTGCCCGTATATGGCGGGAGTGAGCCGGTTTCCGTTCGGGCCGTTTTTGTTGCTGTCGGCGCTTGGAACGGCAGGTTGGGCAGTTCCGTTGACCGCGGCGGGGCTTTGGCTCGGCCAGCGCATCCATATCCCCCTGATTTCTTTTCCGCTTGCCGGTTTGGCGTTGTTTTTGCTTTTTTTGCTTGCGGCATGGGTTGGGCAGCGGAGGCGCAAAAAATCTTTCGAAAGCTAA
- a CDS encoding polysaccharide deacetylase family protein, whose product MWVWLFVCFIVGIAIYGIVPTIIIRKKRVRLFREGTASDCLALTFDDGPDPYYTPKLLDLLKKYGVKATFFVVGRKVERYPDIVRRMAEEGHEIGIHNYRHISNWLLPPIWLDWGVRRAAAAIERATGQRPVYYRPPWGHFNAWTPIVQKRYTTVLWSHILGDWNEKIGTMELFRRLRSSIRGGAVIVLHDNGDALGADKRAPEQMLSALELLFKDEAAKKMRWVTITELRNVQTNTQISAM is encoded by the coding sequence ATGTGGGTTTGGCTGTTCGTTTGTTTCATTGTGGGAATTGCCATTTATGGCATTGTACCGACGATCATCATTCGCAAAAAGCGGGTGCGTTTGTTTCGGGAGGGGACGGCATCCGATTGTCTGGCGCTGACGTTTGATGACGGCCCCGACCCGTATTATACGCCAAAGTTGCTTGATTTATTAAAGAAATATGGCGTGAAGGCGACGTTTTTCGTTGTCGGCCGCAAAGTCGAGCGCTATCCGGATATTGTGCGGCGGATGGCCGAAGAAGGCCATGAAATTGGGATTCATAATTACCGCCACATCAGCAATTGGCTGTTGCCGCCGATTTGGTTGGATTGGGGGGTGCGCCGCGCCGCTGCGGCGATTGAGCGGGCGACGGGCCAACGCCCGGTGTATTACCGCCCGCCGTGGGGGCATTTTAACGCTTGGACGCCGATCGTGCAAAAGCGGTATACAACGGTGTTATGGTCGCATATTCTTGGCGATTGGAACGAAAAAATTGGTACAATGGAATTGTTCCGCCGCTTGCGTTCGTCCATACGCGGCGGGGCGGTGATTGTGCTTCATGACAATGGGGATGCGTTAGGTGCTGACAAACGCGCGCCAGAGCAAATGTTGTCAGCGCTCGAGCTGCTGTTTAAGGATGAAGCAGCGAAAAAGATGCGTTGGGTGACGATTACGGAACTGAGAAATGTGCAAACTAATACACAAATCTCGGCGATGTAG
- a CDS encoding MGDG synthase family glycosyltransferase has translation MMKVLFLPLFQMNTGHHKVADTLMDFLRRQFPAVESKKIDFLSYCNELMEKMVSEAYLRWIRSHPASYHRVYKTLMYQEPPRFEFISFEPWLPYFESKMKKMVEEERPDLIVCTHSFPSRILQRLKRKRVLTVPVVNVYTDFFMNSIWGKRFIDYHFVPHQEAKWELITKYGVDKGRIIVTGIPVHDVFMNRSEARRKRQPAHVLVAGGNQGLGNMLAFLRAARTSTLFRYSVLCGANRQLYEEIASWQLPHIRPLPYIADPEEMNRLYEEADAVITKPGGVTVSELLHKRIPIFTIDCLPGQERINLQYLQQNGLIYHLVGPESGEQHMLRLLMDDVEKNRFFRRVSDYFAGVEKTGQEALAEVVAAMPQRMAWRVLHP, from the coding sequence ATGATGAAAGTATTGTTTTTGCCGCTGTTTCAAATGAATACGGGACACCATAAAGTAGCCGATACGTTGATGGATTTTTTGCGCCGCCAGTTTCCGGCGGTCGAAAGCAAAAAGATCGATTTTTTGAGCTATTGCAATGAACTGATGGAAAAAATGGTGTCAGAGGCCTACTTGCGCTGGATTCGCTCGCATCCTGCTTCGTACCACCGTGTGTACAAAACGCTGATGTACCAAGAGCCGCCCCGGTTTGAGTTCATTTCGTTTGAGCCATGGCTGCCTTATTTTGAAAGCAAAATGAAAAAGATGGTGGAAGAAGAACGGCCGGATTTAATCGTCTGCACCCATTCGTTTCCGTCGCGCATTTTGCAGCGGCTGAAGCGAAAACGGGTGCTGACGGTTCCAGTTGTCAATGTCTACACCGACTTTTTTATGAACAGCATCTGGGGGAAACGGTTTATTGACTATCATTTTGTTCCCCATCAAGAGGCGAAATGGGAGCTGATCACGAAGTACGGGGTTGACAAAGGACGCATCATCGTCACTGGCATCCCAGTGCACGATGTGTTTATGAATCGGTCGGAAGCGAGACGCAAGCGGCAGCCTGCTCATGTGCTTGTCGCCGGTGGAAACCAAGGGCTTGGCAATATGCTGGCGTTTTTGCGGGCGGCCCGCACGTCAACGTTGTTCCGCTATTCGGTGCTGTGCGGCGCCAATCGCCAGCTGTACGAGGAAATCGCCAGCTGGCAGCTGCCTCATATCCGGCCGCTTCCATACATCGCTGACCCGGAAGAGATGAATCGGCTGTATGAAGAGGCGGATGCCGTCATTACGAAACCAGGCGGGGTGACGGTCAGCGAGTTGCTTCATAAGCGCATTCCGATTTTTACGATCGATTGCTTGCCTGGGCAGGAGCGCATCAATTTGCAATATTTACAGCAAAATGGTCTCATTTATCATTTGGTCGGGCCAGAAAGCGGCGAGCAGCACATGCTTCGCTTGTTGATGGATGACGTGGAGAAAAACCGGTTTTTCCGCCGTGTGTCCGATTATTTTGCCGGCGTGGAAAAAACGGGGCAAGAAGCGCTCGCCGAAGTGGTAGCGGCCATGCCGCAACGCATGGCTTGGCGCGTGTTGCATCCGTAG
- a CDS encoding UDP-N-acetylmuramoyl-tripeptide--D-alanyl-D-alanine ligase produces MIKRTVRQIAEMADGQCLKPEWENMVVSGVSTDTRTIQAGNLYVPLRGATFNGHDFVQEAVQKGAAAVLWAEREGTPPEGVPVVVVDDTLLALQRLAARYREQLGMKVIGVTGSNGKTTTKDMIAALLSTHYRVQKTEGNLNNHIGVPLTLLSLDEGTEMAVVEMGMSGFGEIERLTMIARPDAAVITNIGEAHLQELGSREGIAKAKLEILAGLHHDGLFVYHGDEPLLTERVPKLLLPRHVVTFGAGEQNDYYPTDVRIEAGGTSFVINALPGRTLFMPVLGKHHVYNALAAIAVARFFGIDWEGIDASLSRLQVTRMRTEVVKTKCGFTVINDAYNASPTSMRAALTLLGELGGYRQKIAVLGDMLELGDEEVAFHREIGEVLRPGMVDYVFTYGPLAHHIAAAAAPFFDDGRVREFDDKAALAEAVRSVATSDDIVLLKASRGMKLEELLRYWV; encoded by the coding sequence ATGATCAAACGGACAGTGCGGCAAATCGCCGAAATGGCTGACGGACAGTGTTTAAAGCCGGAATGGGAGAATATGGTCGTAAGCGGTGTGTCAACCGACACAAGGACGATCCAAGCCGGCAACTTGTACGTTCCGTTGCGCGGTGCGACCTTTAACGGCCACGATTTCGTGCAAGAAGCGGTGCAAAAAGGAGCCGCCGCCGTACTGTGGGCGGAAAGGGAAGGAACGCCGCCGGAAGGTGTGCCAGTGGTCGTTGTGGATGATACGCTTTTGGCATTGCAGCGGCTCGCCGCCCGCTACCGCGAGCAGCTTGGAATGAAGGTGATCGGCGTCACTGGCAGCAACGGCAAAACGACGACGAAAGATATGATTGCCGCGCTGCTTTCAACCCACTATCGAGTGCAAAAGACCGAAGGGAACTTGAACAATCACATCGGCGTGCCGCTGACGCTTCTTTCGCTTGACGAAGGGACGGAGATGGCCGTTGTCGAAATGGGGATGAGCGGGTTTGGCGAAATCGAGCGGCTGACCATGATCGCCCGTCCGGACGCAGCGGTCATCACGAATATCGGAGAAGCACACTTGCAGGAGCTCGGGTCGCGGGAAGGCATCGCCAAGGCGAAGTTGGAAATTTTGGCGGGTTTGCACCATGATGGTTTATTCGTCTACCACGGCGATGAGCCGCTCTTGACGGAGCGCGTGCCGAAGTTGCTGCTTCCCCGCCATGTCGTGACGTTCGGGGCGGGCGAACAGAACGATTACTATCCGACCGATGTGCGCATTGAAGCGGGAGGAACATCGTTTGTCATCAATGCGCTCCCCGGCCGGACGCTGTTTATGCCGGTATTAGGCAAGCATCATGTGTACAACGCGCTCGCCGCCATTGCGGTCGCCCGCTTTTTCGGCATCGATTGGGAAGGCATTGATGCGTCTCTCTCCCGCCTGCAAGTGACGCGCATGCGTACGGAAGTCGTCAAAACAAAGTGCGGCTTTACGGTCATTAACGATGCTTACAACGCCAGTCCGACATCGATGCGCGCCGCCTTGACGCTGCTTGGGGAATTAGGCGGCTACCGGCAAAAAATCGCCGTATTGGGCGATATGTTGGAGCTTGGTGACGAAGAAGTGGCGTTTCATCGAGAGATCGGGGAGGTGTTGCGGCCGGGAATGGTGGACTATGTGTTCACTTACGGGCCGCTGGCGCACCATATCGCCGCGGCGGCTGCCCCATTTTTTGATGATGGGCGGGTGAGGGAGTTCGACGATAAAGCAGCGTTGGCCGAGGCCGTGCGTTCCGTCGCGACTTCGGATGACATTGTTTTATTGAAAGCATCGCGCGGCATGAAATTGGAAGAGTTGCTTCGATATTGGGTGTAA
- a CDS encoding undecaprenyl-diphosphate phosphatase, whose translation MHWMELWKAIILGMVEGLTEFAPVSSTGHMIIVDDLWLKSTEFLGKYAANTFKVVIQLGSILAAVVVFKDRFLDLLGVRGRHPGGHPRLNLIHVIIGLLPAGVLGVLFEDYIDEHLFSTKTVLIGLVLGALLMIAADKFAKKAARTQTVDQITYKQAFFVGLMQCLSLWPGFSRSGSTISGGVLVGMSHRAAADFTFIMAVPIMAGASGLSLLKNWQYVTAADIPFFIAGFFSAFVFALLAIRFFLELINRIRLVPFAVYRIVLAVVIYFLYF comes from the coding sequence ATGCACTGGATGGAATTATGGAAGGCGATCATTTTAGGAATGGTCGAAGGGCTGACCGAGTTCGCCCCTGTTTCCTCGACCGGCCATATGATTATTGTCGACGATCTTTGGCTGAAATCCACAGAGTTTTTAGGCAAGTACGCGGCGAATACATTTAAAGTCGTCATTCAGCTCGGCTCGATTTTAGCCGCTGTGGTCGTGTTTAAAGACCGATTTCTCGACTTGCTTGGCGTTCGCGGCCGCCATCCGGGCGGACATCCGCGCCTTAACCTCATTCACGTCATCATTGGCCTGCTGCCGGCTGGGGTGCTCGGCGTCTTGTTTGAAGATTACATCGATGAACATTTGTTTTCGACAAAAACGGTGCTGATCGGCCTTGTGCTCGGCGCGTTGTTGATGATCGCCGCCGACAAATTCGCCAAAAAAGCCGCGCGGACGCAGACGGTCGACCAAATTACGTACAAGCAGGCGTTTTTTGTTGGTTTGATGCAATGTTTATCCTTGTGGCCCGGCTTTTCCCGCTCCGGCTCGACGATCTCTGGCGGGGTGCTTGTCGGCATGAGCCATCGCGCCGCCGCCGATTTCACGTTCATTATGGCTGTTCCGATCATGGCTGGGGCGAGCGGGCTGTCGCTGTTGAAAAACTGGCAATATGTCACCGCCGCCGATATCCCGTTTTTCATCGCCGGTTTTTTTAGCGCCTTTGTCTTCGCCTTGCTCGCGATCCGCTTTTTCCTTGAGCTCATCAACCGCATCCGCCTCGTGCCGTTTGCGGTGTATCGGATCGTGCTGGCCGTTGTCATTTATTTCTTATACTTCTAG
- a CDS encoding spore coat protein produces the protein MHGQMHGHRHLAWHETLELHELIAFQANALMKMKRAVGKIDCPELKGLYTETIQGLETNLRELLAFIPAAPMMEESRVHDDGDRALHAGDLLGFSKTAVRNYAAAITEAATPVLRKTFVKHLLKAIDTHEKAFNYMYERSYYPAYDLVQLLHNDVRNAQKALSMGYER, from the coding sequence ATGCATGGGCAAATGCACGGCCATCGCCATTTGGCATGGCATGAAACGTTGGAGCTGCATGAATTGATCGCTTTTCAGGCCAACGCGTTAATGAAAATGAAAAGGGCTGTCGGCAAGATCGACTGTCCTGAGTTGAAAGGGCTTTATACGGAAACGATTCAAGGATTGGAAACGAACTTGCGCGAGCTGCTTGCCTTCATCCCGGCGGCACCGATGATGGAAGAAAGCCGCGTCCATGATGATGGCGACCGGGCCTTGCACGCTGGCGATTTGCTTGGCTTTTCAAAAACGGCAGTGCGTAATTATGCTGCTGCCATTACCGAGGCGGCGACGCCGGTGCTGCGCAAAACGTTTGTCAAACATCTGCTCAAAGCCATTGACACGCACGAAAAAGCGTTCAACTATATGTATGAACGCAGTTATTATCCAGCGTACGATCTTGTCCAGCTCCTTCACAACGACGTCCGCAACGCGCAAAAAGCGTTGTCGATGGGATATGAACGATAA
- a CDS encoding ROK family protein: MRYYIVFDIGGTYVKHAVMNEHGDFFEKGRYRSERHDFHQFRDDLLNAVRQAQANYELSGIAISSAGSVDSDLGIIGGSSALPCIHGPNFKEVFGGATGLPVELENDANCAALGELWKGAGRHCRDIAFVIVGTGIGGAIVKDGRIHKGAHLHGGEFGYMLMDVRYGNGRIECKTWSELAATSALIRMAAEEKGMPERELDGEKVFALAERGDEAAQKAIDRFYFSLAQGIFNLQYAYDPEKIILGGAISSRPDFVDEINKRLSVLLSLVPIAKVQPVVETCQFKNDANLLGALYHYLERRGELGEASGPSH, from the coding sequence GTGCGTTACTATATCGTTTTTGATATTGGCGGCACATATGTCAAACATGCCGTCATGAACGAGCATGGCGACTTTTTCGAAAAGGGGCGTTACCGTTCGGAGCGGCATGACTTTCATCAATTTCGCGATGACTTGCTTAACGCCGTCCGCCAGGCGCAGGCGAACTATGAACTTTCCGGCATCGCGATCAGTTCCGCAGGAAGCGTTGACAGCGATCTTGGCATCATCGGCGGAAGCAGCGCATTGCCGTGCATTCACGGCCCAAACTTTAAAGAAGTATTCGGCGGAGCGACGGGCCTGCCGGTGGAACTGGAAAATGACGCGAACTGCGCAGCGCTCGGTGAATTATGGAAAGGAGCGGGGCGGCACTGCCGCGACATCGCCTTTGTCATTGTCGGCACCGGCATTGGCGGGGCGATCGTGAAAGACGGACGCATCCATAAAGGGGCGCATTTGCACGGCGGGGAATTTGGCTATATGTTGATGGATGTCCGCTATGGGAACGGAAGGATCGAATGCAAAACATGGAGCGAACTGGCGGCGACAAGTGCGCTGATCCGGATGGCGGCTGAGGAAAAGGGGATGCCGGAGAGGGAGCTGGACGGAGAAAAAGTATTTGCGTTGGCCGAGAGAGGCGATGAAGCCGCGCAAAAGGCCATTGACCGGTTTTATTTTTCATTGGCCCAAGGGATTTTTAACTTGCAGTACGCATACGACCCGGAAAAAATCATTTTGGGCGGGGCCATTAGCAGCCGCCCCGATTTCGTCGACGAAATCAACAAGCGGCTTTCGGTGTTATTGTCGCTCGTTCCAATTGCCAAAGTCCAGCCGGTGGTGGAGACGTGCCAATTCAAAAACGATGCGAACTTGCTCGGCGCTTTGTATCATTACTTAGAGCGGCGCGGGGAGTTAGGGGAAGCGTCCGGCCCGTCCCATTGA
- a CDS encoding alpha/beta hydrolase translates to MIGCLCIHGFTGSPEEVAPLADYLRERTDWMIETPTLPGHGSELRLKGIAYDQWIAAAEQAFLALHHRCSVVYVIGFSMGGVIAVYLAEKYPVAKLVLLSAAFYYVNPRQLWRDIREMFANGWKGAREHPLFLRYRNKMMATPFSAVREFCKLVRDVRPRLPRVAAPALIVQGEKDGIVPLKSAYYLYERIGSSEKKLLFLPNSYHHVCHSTDRHVLFAEVETFLRAAHAHHCKSPHNMV, encoded by the coding sequence ATGATCGGCTGTTTATGTATTCACGGGTTTACGGGAAGTCCAGAAGAAGTGGCGCCGCTGGCCGATTATTTGCGGGAGCGGACCGATTGGATGATCGAAACGCCGACCTTGCCGGGCCACGGAAGCGAACTGCGGCTGAAAGGAATTGCATACGACCAATGGATCGCGGCGGCGGAACAAGCGTTTTTAGCGCTCCATCACCGTTGCAGTGTGGTGTATGTCATTGGGTTTTCAATGGGTGGAGTGATCGCCGTCTACTTGGCGGAAAAATACCCGGTCGCCAAACTCGTGCTGCTAAGCGCTGCGTTTTACTATGTCAACCCGCGCCAATTATGGCGCGACATCCGCGAGATGTTTGCCAATGGATGGAAAGGAGCGCGGGAGCACCCACTGTTTCTCCGCTATCGAAACAAAATGATGGCGACCCCGTTTTCAGCTGTCAGGGAGTTTTGCAAACTCGTTCGCGATGTGCGTCCCCGACTTCCGCGCGTCGCGGCACCCGCGCTCATTGTGCAAGGAGAAAAAGATGGGATCGTGCCGCTAAAAAGCGCCTACTATTTATATGAACGAATCGGTTCGTCAGAAAAAAAGCTGTTGTTTTTGCCGAATTCGTACCACCACGTCTGCCATAGCACGGATCGCCACGTTTTGTTTGCCGAGGTGGAAACATTTTTGCGCGCTGCCCATGCCCATCATTGCAAATCACCGCATAACATGGTATGA